From the Anguilla anguilla isolate fAngAng1 chromosome 6, fAngAng1.pri, whole genome shotgun sequence genome, one window contains:
- the LOC118230023 gene encoding uncharacterized protein C1orf226 yields the protein MLSEKQFSLKDDQSVFENSIAARPAKLQNGASSPHRQAGAPVPAGGVADGGTGLKTGGSQHLKNALNLGKVMGAKVNDLLRRRDTGNLGVVGVTEVNRSAEAVWSCIESGTQGIVGNSHVTMDSFPRLDPPPSTSKKRLPRALTTTQDMMISSSPVVATPCVSESSYMASPKKMPLIRRAGSTEQLEKDGEEAGEGPEKDPALFAMDCKVTAEDGPPSNDTSLSLEGPGEQKVEEEEEDDLSQLLLSVPDLIHKDILDPKQNPGSPESWGASIPHPENAGFCITLNDDNFLGNGSLDSGVSRLTPLSADKEDPHPDLLSFE from the exons ATGCTTTCCGAGAAACAATTTTCTCTAAAAG atGACCAAAGCGTGTTCGAGAATTCCATCGCCGCCCGACCGGCAAAGCTTCAGAACGGCGCCTCATCCCCGCACCGGCAGGCTGGCGCGCCTGTCCCTGCAGGCGGGGTGGCAGATGGCGGCACCGGCCTTAAAACGGGGGGCAGCCAGCATCTGAAGAACGCCCTCAATCTAGGGAAGGTCATGGGCGCCAAGGTGAACGATCTGCTCCGCCGCAGAGACACGGGGAACCTGGGCGTCGTCGGGGTGACGGAGGTGAACAGGAGCGCGGAGGCCGTGTGGTCCTGCATCGAGAGCGGCAcccagggcattgtgggaaacag TCATGTGACAATGGACTCCTTCCCCCGCCTGGACCCGCCCCCTTCCACCAGTAAGAAACGCCTCCCTCGTGCTCTGACTACCACCCAGGACATGATGATCTCTTCCTCGCCTGTGGTGGCCACACCCTGCGTCTCTGAGTCTTCCTATATGGCATCGCCTAAAAAAATGCCCCTCATCCGGAGGGCAGGGTCCACTGAACAGCTGGAGAAGGAcggagaggaggcgggggagggaCCAGAGAAAGATCCTGCACTTTTTGCTATGGATTGCAAGGTTACAGCAGAAGATGGACCTCCCTCCAATGACACATCTCTTAGCCTAGAGGGACCAGGGGAGCAGAaggtggaagaggaggaagaggatgaccTATCCCAGCTCCTGCTCTCAGTGCCGGACCTTATCCACAAGGACATACTGGACCCAAAGCAGAATCCTGGAAGCCCAGAGTCATGGGGAGCCTCCATACCCCACCCAGAGAATGCAGGCTTCTGCATCACCCTGAATGATGACAATTTCCTGGGGAATGGGTCTCTGGACTCAGGGGTGTCCAGATTGACGCCTCTCAGTGCTGACAAGGAGGACCCTCACCCAGACCTGCTGTCCTTCGAGTAG